The nucleotide sequence CGGTGGCCTGGTGCTGGCCGCTGTTGGCGGTCCTGGTTGGGGTGAGCCTCCCGCTGGCGGCGATGACACTGCTTGCCCGGGAGCGGCTGCTGCGCACCGGGGTACTCGCCGATCCGCCGGCGTAGCCGCAGCCGGGTCACGCCGCAGCGCCGCCGTCCCCCGCCGGTCGCCGACCGCGAGGGGCTTAGCTACAACGCCGTCGACTGCCGCTGGACGAGCCGGAAGGGCGCCACCTCGTTGCGGTAGGAGGCCGGCGGGCGACCGGCCTGCTGCTCCTCAATCCGCTCAACCAGCAGGTCCACGGCGCGCTGGGCGATCCAACCCGGGCCGGGATCGATAGTGCTCAGCGATGGCTGGGTGTACTGGCCGTCCTCGACGTTGTCGAAGCCGATCACGGCCACCTCCTCCGGGACCTGAATGCCGGCGACGGCCAGCTCGTGAAGCACGCCGATGGCCATGGCGTCATTGAGGGCGAAGACCGCATCGAAGGGAAGCTCCTGCGCGATCAGGCGGCGTGCGGCCTCCGCCCCGCTGGCCCGGTGCCACAGGCCCGCCTCCCGCACCAGCCGCTCGTCCACCGCGAGCCCGGCCTGCGCATGCGCCTGGCGGTAGCCGGCCTCGCGCAGCCCGGCCGAGCCGACGACCTCCCCCGCATGCGCACCGATCAGCGCAATCCGCCTGCGCCCCAGCTCCAGTAGGTGCTTGGTGGCAACGCACGCCGCCTCGGTGTTGGCCATGGTCACATGGTCTGCGGGGGCACCGAAGACCCGCTCCCCCAGCAGTACCAGCGGGTAGTCGACGTGGAACTGGGCGATGTCATCCTGCCCCAGCTCAAGCGGGCTGAACAGCAGGCCGTCAAACAGGTGCCGGCGGGAGTCGTGCAGTACCCGCAGCTCACGCTCCTTGTCGGAGTTCGTCTGCTCGATCAGCACCGTGCGGTTGTACTTCTCGGCGGCGGCAATCACCGCGTCGGCAAGCTCCGCGAAGTAGGCGAGCTTGAGCTCGGGGACTGCCAGGCAGACGAGTCCGGTGGAGCCACGCCGCAGGTTGCGCGCCGACTGATTGACCTTGTACCCGAGCTTGTCGATGGCATCGAGAACTTTGGTGCGCGTGGACTCGCGCACGTGCGGGTAGTCGTTAACGACGTTTGAGACGGTCTTGACCGAAACCCCAGCCAGACGGGCGACGTCGTGCATGGTCACGGCCATGTGGTGCTCCTATGCGGTGCGGCTGGGAACGTTTGTGCCCGGGGAACAGGCCCCGGGCACAGTTGGCTTCACTTCTTGTTGCGACGCTGGTGGCGCGTCTTGCGCAGCAGCTTGCGGTGCTTCTTCTTGGCCATACGCTTGCGGCGCTTCTTGATGACAGATCCCATTGAGGCTCCTTCGATGTTTGTTCGTGCCGGCCTGCTCGCGCGGCCGGCGGCGCCGGCGCGTAACTGAACGAGCGTGGTGGCCGAGCAACGGGCGGGTCAGCACTTCGAGGAGTCGCCGGTCAAAGGCTTGACAGTCGAGCGGAGCACCGACAGGCCGCACCCGACCACACGGGTGACGAAGGGATTGTAGCGGGTCTCAGGAACCGGTCGACGCAGAGTCCTCGTGGCCCCAGTCACCCAGGCCGGCCGCAAGGTACTGCTGGACCGCGCGCTCAGGAACCCGGAAGGAGCGTCCAACCTGCATGGCGGGCAGGTCACCGGAGTGGACCATGCGGTAGACCGTCATCTTCGACACGCGCAGCATGGCCGCCACCTCCGCCACGGTCAGGAAACTGGGGGCGCCTGCGGCGCTTGGTGAAGTCGAGGTGCCCGATGCCATGGCGGTGGTGTCCTGTCGTCAGGTCGTAGTGGACGCGAGGGGCCGGGCCGTACACGACCCCATGCGATTACGGAACGACTCCAATATAACCCGTGTCTCAACCGTCGCACAGGCTCTTTCCTCCCCCATTTGTCACGCGCGCCGCATCTCACACACCCGACACTCCCTGACGAGCCCCCGACGCGACGCGGCCCCGCGGCGCACAGCCCGGCAGTACCCGCCGCCGCACCTGATGGCCCACAATGACCCTGTGTCCTCAGCCATGAGCCCCGACTTCGAACCGCACCCCACTGCGCCCCCAGTCCGGCGCCAGGCGCGGACCGGAAACGGGGACGGGCCGGAGGCAACCGCCCGGCACCACGCCAGACCCGCTGCCCGCGCCGCAGCGGCCCACGCAGCCATGATGGGGACCGCCGAGCCCACCGACCCACTGGACCCGGAAGGGCCGGGCGCGATGGCACGCGAGCTGGCGGCCCCAGAGGACGCCACCGGCATACGCGGCCTGCTGGCACGCCTGGGACTGCGCAACCGCTTCGAGCGCGTGGCCCGGTTCTCCCCCGCACGCCTGGCCATCACCGTGTTCGCCATCATCGTCGCGGGGATTGCGGCTCTGCTCAGCCTGCCGATCGCCACGGCGAGCGGGCAGCGCGCCCCCTTCGTGGACGCCCTGTTCACGGCGACGTCGGCCGTATGCGTGACCGGGCTGACCACCGTGGACACCGCCACCTACTGGTCAACATTCGGGCAGCTGGTCATCATCACCGGCGCCGCGATCGGCGGCCTGGGCATCATGACGATGGCCTCGCTGCTGTCCTTCGCCGTGTCCCGCCACCTGGGACTGACGCAGCGCATGCTCACCGCCTCGGAGAACATGGCGGGGCTGGGCGACGTCATCTCACTGCTGCGCGCAGTCGCCTACGCAGCCTTCGGCGTCGAGGCGGTGCTGATGGCGGTGCTGCTTCCCCGCTTCCTCACGCTGGGGCTCGACTTCGGGCACGCCGCCTGGTACGCGTTCTTCATGGCGCTGTCCATCTTCAACAACGCCGGCTTCGTAGTCATGCCTGAGGGGCTGGCGCCCTATGCCAGCGACTGGTGGATGGGACTGCCGATCGTACTGGGCACCTTCTTGGGCGCCATCGGCTTCCCGGTGATCCGCGACGTGGCGCGCAACCGCCGTCGTCCCCGCCAATTGACCCTGCACAGCAAGCTGACACTGACCACCTACACCGCGCTCAGCGCCTTCTCCGCCGTGGCCATCGGCGCCTTCGAGTGGAACAACCCCAACACCTACGGGACGCTGTCCACCGGCGGGAAGCTTCTGACCGCACTGGTGAACAGCGTCAACGCCCGTTCCTCCGGGCTGTCAACGATTGCGCCGGAGCACATGCACGAGTCGACCTGGCTGCTGCAGGACGCACTCATGTTCGTCGGCGGCGGCTCGGCCTCCACGGCCGGCGGCATCAAGGTGTCCACCTTCGCGGTGCTGGTGCTGGCAATTCTGGCCGAGGCGCGCGGCGACCAGGACATCGAGGCCTTCGGGCGGCGCATCACCCTCTCAACCGTGCGCCTGAGCGTGGCAGTGTCATTCATCGGTGTCAGCATCGTCGGCATCTCCTCCCTGCTGCTGCTGGAGCTGACCGACTTAACCCTGGACCGCATCCTGTTCGAGGCGATCAGCGCCTTCGCCACCGTGGGCCTGTCCACGGGGATTACCCCGATCCTGCCGCCGAGCGCGAAGTACGTCATCATCGTGCTGATGTTCATCGGTCGCGTAGGCACGATGACGGCGGCCTCCGCGCTCGCACTGCGCGAGCGCCGCCGGGTGATCCGCATGCCCGCAGAGCGGCCCCTGATCGGCTGACTCGGCCCCCGTCAGCCACCCATCATGCCGGCCAGGGCATGCGCGGTGGCGGTGACGTCGTCGTGCCAGCCGGGCTCGCCGACGACGGCTCTCCGTACCAGCAGGCCCATGGCGGCGTTGTGCACGACCGCAGCCACCGCCTCCGCATCGAGGTTCCGGGCGATGTCTCCGCGTGCCTGCCACCGCCGGAGCGCACTGACGATCTCGGCACGCAACCGGACATAGTGCTCGGCATTGGCGGCGCGCAGATCCGGCTGGCGCGCCAGCTCGGCCCAGATGGCGACCTGGAGCTCGACGCGCGCTACTGCGCGAGCCCCCGCCTGAGCCGCCTCGCCGCCGCAGCCCTGTCCCGTAGCGCCGGGACTACCGTCGGCGGCCTCCCGCTTGTACCTCCAGGCCATCTCGACGGCGTCGACGAAAGCGGACTCAAATGGGGGAGCTCCCCCGCGGCGGGCAGCCCCGCCATCCAGTCCACCACGGGGTTGATCGCCTGTCCGAGCACAGCCCGGACCAAGGACTCCTTCCCCTGGGGAAAGTACCGGTAGACGGTGGAGGAGGACATGCCGGCCTCGGCGATGATTTCGTCCATTGAGGCGCCGTCGAAGCCGCTGCGGGAAAAGCAGGCCTCCGCCGCCGCCACGATTCGGGCGGTCTGGCGGTCCCGGTAGGACTGAGTGACGCGGGGCATGGGGCCAGGATATGCGCGCCGGTACAGCCCCGCCCGCCCTAGGCCCAAGCCAAATCAAAACGAATGTTTTGATTTGGCGGGAACAGCTGCTAGCCTTCCACGCCAAACAGAAACGTTCGTTGTTGCTAGGAGGGCAGTTGAACACTTTGCACGCATTCGACCTTGACATCCCGCCCCTGGGCGCGCAGGCGCTTCCGGCCGCCACCGACCACGCCTTCCAGGCGCTGCGCTGGGCCGAGCTGATTGGTCCCCACGCGATCGAGGAGATCCGCGCGCTGTCACCGCTACCAAGCACAAATGCCGGCTGGGTTGAGGCGTACCTGCACCTCGGTCGGGCCGCCCGCGCGGCCGACCGGCAGTTCGATGCCGCCATCTACGAGCGTGCAGCCCAGTTCTTCATGGCGGGCGACGACCCGCGCCGCCTTCCCACCCGGCACCGCTTCGTGCGCACCATGCAGCACCTGTTCGCGCTCAGCCCCGTGCGAGTAAGCTGCGACGGCGCCGATCTCCCCGCCTACGACCTGCCCGCCCAGGGTTTGGCGCCGGGCGAGGAGCCTCGCAGCACCTGGGTGCTCTTCGGCGGGTTCGACTCCTACATTGAGGAGTGGTTCCCGCTGCTGGCCGCGATCGCACAGCGGGGGCATCGCGTGATCGCCTTCGAGGGCCCCGGTCAGGGCGAGGTCCTGGAGGAGCAGCGCGTGCCGCTCACGGTGGAGTGGGAGCGGCCGGTGTCGGCAGTACTGGACCACTTCGGGCTCCAGGAAGTCACGCTGGTTGGCCTGTCCCTGGGTGGAGAGTTGGTGATCCGGGCCGCCGCCTTCGAGCCGCGAGCCGCGCGTGTGGTGGCCTGGGACGTCATGGACGACTTCCTCGACGTCGCCATGCGGCAGGCGGCGCCCGTGCCGTCGCGCTTGGGCCGGGCACTGGTCGGGATGCCGGGCGGATTGGTGAATCGCCTGCTCGCCTTGGCAGGTAGGCACTCCGTCGTCCAGTGGGGGCTGGAGCAGGGGATGCGGGTAACCGGCACCGACTCCCCGGCACAGTTCCTGCGCTTCGCCGGGCGGCTGCACACCCGCGAGGTTTCCGCGCAGGTGCGCGGAGACGTGCTGCTGCTCGCCGGGGCGCAGGACCACTACGTTCCCCTGGCCCAGCTGCCCCGGCAGGTGCGCACCCTGACCGGTGCTCGCTCGGTGACCACCCGCGTGTTCACCGCGGCAGAGGGCTGTGCCTCCCACTGCCAGGTAGGCAACCTGGGCCTGGCGGTGCGCACCATCCTCGCTTGGGAGGAGCCGCTGCTGTCAGGGGTTGGCCCGGGGCATTAGGAGGCGCGGGAGCCCGGACCGAGCATTCACCGTCCAAAGGCGGTTGGCCGACCCAGCGCGCCGGATCGCCCCACGTAGGCGCGGGCACGGGACGCACCTGCGCCAGTCGAGCCCCGCGCGCCGGATCGCGCCGAACTCGGCGGGAACAACGACCGATCTCGGCGGAGGGGACTACCGTTGGGTGCGGTGCCCGGCCGGTGACGTCAGCCGAGCACCGCTCGCTATCATCCGCCGAGTATCCACACATCGCCATTATCGCCATTGAGGACTCATGCCTGACCGCTCCGCCTACAACGACTCGACCCTGGTGATCGGGCTCGGCCGCTTCGGCTCGGCCATGGCCGCCACCCTGGACCGCCTGGGCCGGGAGGTCCTGGCCGTCGAGCGGGACCCCGTCCTCGTGCGCCAGTGGACCGGACGTATCCCGCTGGTGGAGGCGGACGCCACCGATATGGAGGCCCTCGAGCAGCTGGGGGCCACCGAGTTCGGCACAGCCGTGGTGGGCGTGGCCACCTCCCTGGAGGCCAGCGTGCTGATCACCGGCAACCTGGTGGACTTGCAGACCCCGCAGATCTGGGCGAAGGCCGTCTCCCGCGCGCACGGCCGTATCCTGCGCCGCATCGGCGCCCACCACGTGGTCTACCCGGAGTTCGACGCCGGGCAGCGCGCCGCCCACCTGGTATCCGGCCGCATGCTGGACTACATCGAGATGGAGAAGGGCGGCTTCACCATCGTCAAGATGCGCCCGCCGGCCGAGCTGCACGGCTTCACCATCGGCGAGTCCAAGATCCGCTCCCGCTACGGCGTGACCGTCTTCGGCCTGATGAGCCCGGGAGAGCCCTTCGAGTACGCCACCCCCGCCACCCTGGTATCCCCCGACGACGTCCTAGTGGTCGGCGGAGACGCCATGCTCCTGGAGCGCTTCGCCAACCGCGGCTGACCCGAGTAGGTCGCCAGGCGGCCAAAGAATGCCGCGACGCCGCCGGCACGCGCATGCCCGGGCGACGGTTCGGCACTTCGCACGACGGTTCGTACCTTTGCACCGACGCTTCGTACCTTTCGGCGACTGTGCTGTCTCCACACTTCTGGGACGGTTGAGTCTCATGACTTCTGGGACGGTTGAGTCTCATGGGTTTTGGGACGGTTGGGAGCGGGGTGAGCGGGGTGGCCTGCTGATGATTCCGTTGGGTGGTTTGGAAGCGTTGATGGTGGCCCGGCTGTGGGTCTGGGCCTGGGTGGGCTGGGGCCAGGGGATCGCGGCGAAGTGTGTTCCGGCCTGGTCGTAGAGGTCCAGGCGGGTGGGGTACTGGCGGAACTCGATTGTCTGGCCGGCCATGAAGGATCCGACGTAGATGATGCGGCCTTTGTAGGTCACGGTCCCGTTGCTCAGGGACTGTCTGCTGGTGATGGTGGGGTCGGTGCTGGCAGCCTGCGGCAGGCTCAGCGGCACAGGCCCGGATAGCGCGTCAAGGTTGATTGGGGAGGGATTGGGCAGGGCCCGGGGGACCTGGTGCCACACGCGTATGGGGGTTATGGATATTCCCAGCCCCTGGTGCTGGCGCTCGGTGTTGTAGTAGGCGGTGAAGTGCACCAGTCCGGCGTTTAGGTCCTCCAGGGTGGTGTAGGGGTGCGCTGCCAGCCACAGCTGGAGGGGCTTATGGGAGCTTTCGACCTTGCCCTGGGTCTGTGGGTGACCGATGGCGCCGCTGATCGGACGGATCCCCAGGCTGGCCAGCCACCTCTCTGTCCGCCCGAATCCGGTGGTGCGGTGAGTGTTGAAGGCCCTGCCGTTGTCGGTCAGGATGGCTGCGGGCCGCCCCCAGGAGTCGAACGCCTCGGACAGGATCTGGCGTGTGGCCTCATGCGTCTCCCCGCCCCAGGCCGCCTTGAGCGCCACCAGCACCCTGGAGCAGTCATCGATGACCTGGTAGATGGTCACCGCACGCCCCTGGATACTCCACTCGATACCGTCCAGCTGCCACAGCTCGTTAGCGCTGGTACGCGTGAACCGCTTGAAAGACACCCGCGGGCGCTTGCGTGGCGCCGGGACCACCAGCCCCATGGCCCGCATGCGCCTGGCAATAGTCGCCCGCGACGGGGCCGGGTTTGCCCCCGCCCCGGACAGCACCCACCACACCGACCACGGACCCGCATCCTTCCCGTCGGCAACCAGCTCCCGGCGTACCTGGGCGATACGCTCATCAACCCGCTCATCCCAACGGCGCGCCGGGTGCAGCGGCGCCCTGGAACGGGCGACCAGCGCCGCCCCCGGCCCCTCCTGCTTGGCCCGCTTACGGATCCGGTAGAACGAGGACTTCGAGACCCCCACCTGCCGGCAGAACTCCTCCACGCTCACACCCGCAACCCGCGAGTCGAACTCAATGATGCGCTGACGCTTGAACGGCGAAACTGCATAGCCCATCCCCCAACCCAACCCCACCCAGGGCCTCCCAGAATCTCACGACTTCTGACACTCCCAGATGTCATGAGATCCAACAGTCCCAGAAGTCATGAGACATCACAGTACCTTTCGGCGACGCTACGTACCCCTACTGTACGAACCGTCACCGTGGGGTACGAATCGTCGACCGGAACGTACGAACCGTCGCCACGAGGTACGAACCGTCACCCCGAGTTACGAACCGCCAACTGGAACACCAACCAGAACATACGAACCGTCGTGCCGACATACGAACCACCGCGCCAGCACAGCCCCGAACACCAACTGCCACTCCCCGCACGCCACCTAGGTAGGGGCCGCAGAAACCGGACAGGCACAGCTTCACCTGAGCATCGGCGCGCACCCCCGTTGGCAGCGCCCACCGGTCCTTGACCCGGTCGTGCAGGGCCGCGCCACCGGGCTTCAGGGTGCCGTCGGCGCGGGCGTGACGGCGACCGGCGTGGTGAGCACGCGGCCCTCGCCGACCACGCGGCGCGCACCGGTGATCTCAACCGCGAGCGGGTCCAACCGGTCCTCACTGCTGGTGCCGGCGGCGAGCAGGATCTGGCCGGGTTCGACAATGCGCCGGTGGTCGACGCCGGTGAAGGAGGTGCGGTCGGCGTGCACTGTGAAGGTGACGCGCTTGGACTCCCGCGCCTCCAGGTCCACCTTGGCGAAGCCGATGAGGACCTTCAGCGGGCGCACCACCTCGGCCACCGGGTCGGATAGGTACAGCTGGACGACTTCGGCCCCGGGGCGGTCGGAGGTATTGGTGACCGTGACCGCGTAGTCGACCTGGCCGTCGGCGTCCATCTGGGCGGCGGAGACGGCGGGGCCGGTGAGCGCGAAGGCCGAGTAGCTGAGCCCGTAGCCGAAGGGGTACAGCGGGGTGGGGTCCAGGTTGGAGATGCCGTCGGCGTGCCAGGCGAGTGGTGCCGCCAGGTAGGTGCCCGGCTGGCCGCCACGGCCATTCGGAATGGCGACGGGCAGCCGCCCGGAGGGGTTGATGGCACCGGTGAGCACGCCGACAATGGCGTCGGCGCCCTCCACGCCAGGCATGAAGGCCTGCACGATGGCGGCGCAGCGATCGGCGTACTCCCCCAGCGCGTAGGGGCGCCCGGTGACCAGCACCAGCACGGTGGGGGTGCCGGTAGCCAGCACCGCCTCCAGCAGCTCGCCCTGGCGTCCGGGCAGGCCCAGGTCGACGACGTCGCAGCCCTCCCCGGAGGTCCCCCGCCGAAGAGCCCGGCGATGTCCCCGAGGGCGACGATGGCGACGTCGGCGGCCGCGGCGGCGGCGACAGCAGCATCGAAGTCCTCCGTGCGCCCATCGATGAAGCCGACGCCCTGGTGGAAGGCGGCTTCGCCCGGGTGGGCGGCACCCAGCGCGGTGGGCAGGTCGCGGATGTCCAGTCCCGTGGTGCGGCCGCCGTCGCGGCTTAGCACATGGTTGGGGAAGGAGTAGCAGCCCAGGAAGG is from Actinomyces sp. 432 and encodes:
- a CDS encoding LacI family DNA-binding transcriptional regulator, with amino-acid sequence MAVTMHDVARLAGVSVKTVSNVVNDYPHVRESTRTKVLDAIDKLGYKVNQSARNLRRGSTGLVCLAVPELKLAYFAELADAVIAAAEKYNRTVLIEQTNSDKERELRVLHDSRRHLFDGLLFSPLELGQDDIAQFHVDYPLVLLGERVFGAPADHVTMANTEAACVATKHLLELGRRRIALIGAHAGEVVGSAGLREAGYRQAHAQAGLAVDERLVREAGLWHRASGAEAARRLIAQELPFDAVFALNDAMAIGVLHELAVAGIQVPEEVAVIGFDNVEDGQYTQPSLSTIDPGPGWIAQRAVDLLVERIEEQQAGRPPASYRNEVAPFRLVQRQSTAL
- a CDS encoding 30S ribosomal protein bS22, whose amino-acid sequence is MGSVIKKRRKRMAKKKHRKLLRKTRHQRRNKK
- a CDS encoding helix-turn-helix domain-containing protein, whose translation is MASGTSTSPSAAGAPSFLTVAEVAAMLRVSKMTVYRMVHSGDLPAMQVGRSFRVPERAVQQYLAAGLGDWGHEDSASTGS
- a CDS encoding TrkH family potassium uptake protein; the encoded protein is MARELAAPEDATGIRGLLARLGLRNRFERVARFSPARLAITVFAIIVAGIAALLSLPIATASGQRAPFVDALFTATSAVCVTGLTTVDTATYWSTFGQLVIITGAAIGGLGIMTMASLLSFAVSRHLGLTQRMLTASENMAGLGDVISLLRAVAYAAFGVEAVLMAVLLPRFLTLGLDFGHAAWYAFFMALSIFNNAGFVVMPEGLAPYASDWWMGLPIVLGTFLGAIGFPVIRDVARNRRRPRQLTLHSKLTLTTYTALSAFSAVAIGAFEWNNPNTYGTLSTGGKLLTALVNSVNARSSGLSTIAPEHMHESTWLLQDALMFVGGGSASTAGGIKVSTFAVLVLAILAEARGDQDIEAFGRRITLSTVRLSVAVSFIGVSIVGISSLLLLELTDLTLDRILFEAISAFATVGLSTGITPILPPSAKYVIIVLMFIGRVGTMTAASALALRERRRVIRMPAERPLIG
- a CDS encoding TetR family transcriptional regulator C-terminal domain-containing protein, whose translation is MAWRYKREAADGSPGATGQGCGGEAAQAGARAVARVELQVAIWAELARQPDLRAANAEHYVRLRAEIVSALRRWQARGDIARNLDAEAVAAVVHNAAMGLLVRRAVVGEPGWHDDVTATAHALAGMMGG
- a CDS encoding TetR/AcrR family transcriptional regulator encodes the protein MPRVTQSYRDRQTARIVAAAEACFSRSGFDGASMDEIIAEAGMSSSTVYRYFPQGKESLVRAVLGQAINPVVDWMAGLPAAGELPHLSPLSSTPSRWPGGTSGRPPTVVPALRDRAAAARRLRRGLAQ
- a CDS encoding alpha/beta fold hydrolase — encoded protein: MNTLHAFDLDIPPLGAQALPAATDHAFQALRWAELIGPHAIEEIRALSPLPSTNAGWVEAYLHLGRAARAADRQFDAAIYERAAQFFMAGDDPRRLPTRHRFVRTMQHLFALSPVRVSCDGADLPAYDLPAQGLAPGEEPRSTWVLFGGFDSYIEEWFPLLAAIAQRGHRVIAFEGPGQGEVLEEQRVPLTVEWERPVSAVLDHFGLQEVTLVGLSLGGELVIRAAAFEPRAARVVAWDVMDDFLDVAMRQAAPVPSRLGRALVGMPGGLVNRLLALAGRHSVVQWGLEQGMRVTGTDSPAQFLRFAGRLHTREVSAQVRGDVLLLAGAQDHYVPLAQLPRQVRTLTGARSVTTRVFTAAEGCASHCQVGNLGLAVRTILAWEEPLLSGVGPGH
- a CDS encoding potassium channel family protein, which translates into the protein MPDRSAYNDSTLVIGLGRFGSAMAATLDRLGREVLAVERDPVLVRQWTGRIPLVEADATDMEALEQLGATEFGTAVVGVATSLEASVLITGNLVDLQTPQIWAKAVSRAHGRILRRIGAHHVVYPEFDAGQRAAHLVSGRMLDYIEMEKGGFTIVKMRPPAELHGFTIGESKIRSRYGVTVFGLMSPGEPFEYATPATLVSPDDVLVVGGDAMLLERFANRG
- a CDS encoding DDE-type integrase/transposase/recombinase; the encoded protein is MGYAVSPFKRQRIIEFDSRVAGVSVEEFCRQVGVSKSSFYRIRKRAKQEGPGAALVARSRAPLHPARRWDERVDERIAQVRRELVADGKDAGPWSVWWVLSGAGANPAPSRATIARRMRAMGLVVPAPRKRPRVSFKRFTRTSANELWQLDGIEWSIQGRAVTIYQVIDDCSRVLVALKAAWGGETHEATRQILSEAFDSWGRPAAILTDNGRAFNTHRTTGFGRTERWLASLGIRPISGAIGHPQTQGKVESSHKPLQLWLAAHPYTTLEDLNAGLVHFTAYYNTERQHQGLGISITPIRVWHQVPRALPNPSPINLDALSGPVPLSLPQAASTDPTITSRQSLSNGTVTYKGRIIYVGSFMAGQTIEFRQYPTRLDLYDQAGTHFAAIPWPQPTQAQTHSRATINASKPPNGIISRPPRSPRSQPSQNP
- a CDS encoding fibronectin type III-like domain-contianing protein, whose amino-acid sequence is MRPLKVLIGFAKVDLEARESKRVTFTVHADRTSFTGVDHRRIVEPGQILLAAGTSSEDRLDPLAVEITGARRVVGEGRVLTTPVAVTPAPTAP